In Nematostella vectensis chromosome 3, jaNemVect1.1, whole genome shotgun sequence, the genomic window gaatgtttattttaatataaatcaTAGATTTCATTGTTCTAGTTTTTTATAATTGCTTTACACACATCTAATAAAAGTACAACGTTTtgctttagaaaaaaaaacaagacaacgAGAGGAGCGTGGCGGATGGTACAAACTTTTTCCAGTCTATGTTTTTCGTCGATAGTGCAGTGGAGCAGAAAAGAGAGGTAACAAGCGGAGAATGCTAATCTAACGACTTTATGACGCCGGCTTTTTGAAATACGGGTTACAGAGAGCGTACGGGTTACAGAGAGCGACCTTTAAGGTCTCGGTAAAGGTAAACGACGTGTCCGCGccgcaattttcactacatgtacaaactatatatcaaataaaagataaaagattgaattatctcctgcaagtattatttttgcaatagctaatCCATTTTTAAGTTTTGAGGCCTGAAACTCAAAAGTACGTAGTTTACTCTAGAGCGCAATGCACCTTCGcgttattgcgcatgcacttgcacgtaattgcatctcaatgacagatagatgatctaccaaagtgtgtgaggactttttgttgtttgacactgtcaacaaaatatcacaaatCAAAGATGGAACTCTCATTTCTGGCGAAATGTGGACACGAAAAGTTCTATAAATGCGATCTTCAGTCgaaaatcgaaaattcctcacactctttatgacatggcataattatctatcaGATCCCGAAAATTTGAAGGCGATATCTTAAAACCCGCTAGAAAAGTAAAAGATTTGGCGTGAATTCACGGTCAACAGGTCAtgggaaacagcaaaggccCATTTTAGCCGTCTAAGAATGCGATTTATGGAattttatttgcaaaaataaactattgatacaggttttgcacaaacgataaaaacaaacagtggtgtcaaatttacctttaccaagaccttAAAACCTTGAACACCAAAAATGTGTTTCTAAACGTTTTTCTGTCACTTTTAGGTACAAAATGACATTTGCTCAATGTTTGGGATGCCCCCATCTAGCGATGTACAAAAAGGCGGTGAGTCCAACAATGAAAACGCTTTGGTTAAAATCGCTACGAAAAGTGGGCCATGGTCCAATGCACcgattttaatcaaatttcACTTATTTCACAATAGGACGTTCCTATTCTAATATACAATTATACTTGTTATATCCCGGTATATTCGGGCTTAACTGAGGCAGATAAGGCAGATAAGCCCATGACGTTTTCCACCCACAGCAACTAAAAAGGTGCGGCCGATATACTTCTAGTAATGGCGTTTgattcttttccttttttcataCAGTCTCTTCAAGTAATGGCATCTTCATGAATCAAAGGGACGTCCCGTCCTCTCCGGGCTTCTCTTTTTTAACAGAATCTGATGAAACTAAATCAGCTGAAAAATCCCCGAGCTTCACTCTCGATTTTGGAAACTCATCACCAAGCGGTTCGCCAGGAGGAACATTTAGCTTTTTTTGAGATAGGGTTTCGGTATTGAGCGATTTTGAGCTATATTGGCGATTTTCGATTACTACTGTTTAAAATTTGTGATATACttaccaggcccgtacccaggatttttcttggggggggggggggggggggaggcgacatcagataaaaatatacattatttttctggcagaggggggggggaggggggggggtggagggagtgagttttctgacaaaaatctgaccacccccgaaataACAAGTGTTTTTTAGTGCCTTTGCactatctccacgggacgtttattgtcggatatTTGGCTGCAGAAAAGTCTGTCTTTTGGATTGATGACATACTAGCTTATGCtctatagttttgtctacaaatagcacgtctattgagaaccgaaagtggactgcaccacccccccccctgagtACGGGCCTGCTTACCAATATTATCTTTGCAAAccataaaaatgttttatggATTTGGTCATTTGTAACCCCACAGGGCATTAAAAAGCTGGTAAGATATTTCGTGACTGATAAAGTCAAAGAATCATTAAAACACAATATATTACCTCCAAAACTTGACATGGTACGATGTTTGACTTGTTGCAAAACCACTATGTTTTAAAAACAGATAATATGGAAATTCATTGTTCCGAAAGTTTTCAATACCCATAGACgctgaattttatttttatttaaaaatttggCATTTTCCCACTAATCGAGGTGACCTAAGCATGTTTACTCGCAAAGTTTATTCGTGCAATGGTAGAATGGCTAAGTCTTCACCACAAGGTGAGACAACACAAACACGAGTCAATGTTAATTATTTAATTCGGTGTTAGCGTCGCATGTTACATTTTTGCGTCAGGACCACCCTATGGAGGATGAGGGCACCTCCTATTATTCGCTTCCGCTAGCGCTCCATCGCcctgaaagaaaaataacatataataaatcATGGCAATTATATGCAGAATCACACGCCTTTTGTACACTAAATAATTTGaattataatcagaacactgccaccctagcagtcacaaattataagcctcctgtaaaattgcttatctctgagcctcggttggaataaaactatttttgcacaggtaacaggACAGTTGTGTCAAGAAATTGATAAGTTAgtgatttgctgtccactcaTTTTTTCGGtacaaaattttaatttttgcgCTATTCGTGATCtaacgcatctgcataaattattatcgcgctgtgatgaaaatgctcgtcttttagagcacgcacaGCTTGGGGAGCGACTACAGAATACAGGACAATGGGACTTcacacctcgatttctatagaagacgcaataaatacaatggaaaTGCAAATAGGTTTGGATGTGGCCCTGAATTCTGTAGTCTAGCTCAGCTTATTTTACTCagcattattttactataaataGGAACAATTTAGGTGGACAAGCCTTggaataatatttaatttggtttagaatatgaaatttgaatttagcgctcagagcaattgtcctgacagGTTTAagcattgacggctgattgataactgattgttcttgagcacgggggtgggaggagcttaaTGAAATATTCTCATTGTTGTCAAGTTTATTGTTTAGACCACTAGGTCCCTTTATAACTTTGTATGTAATTACATAGTCCTAAAAACACTTAGTTTTCTTATTGTGAAATGGCAGAATTGACAAGTACTCTCGGTACAATCATACCTACAGCCCTTTCAGATATTTTTCATGGATTTGTTAAATCAAAAGTATTGTTCACCGCCTGTGAATTAGGTATATTTGACGTACTGTGCGATAAGCATTCGGCAGAACATGTGGCAGAAAATGTTAAACCAAGCTGCAAAACTGGCTCAACTCGTCGTCTTCTTGACACACTTGTAGCTATGCAATTACTTGTCAAAGAAATGGACAGCGACCCGCCTGTCTACTCCAATAGCCAAACTGCAGAGGCATTTCTTACTAGGAAAAGTCCCAAGTCTCTCATAAGCTACTTTGAATTCCTCCACGCCACCGATTACAAGCTATTTGACAACCTGAAGCATGCGGTTGTCGAGGAGGAGCCACAATGGCAACGAGCCTTCGATCAGCCGGCTTCAGAAATTTACAAAATAGTGCATTCCAATAAAGAAGAGCTGGTGCGTATCTACTCGAGATTTGATTGAGTTCACCGATTGGAAGCACCTGGGGTGATGTCTGCGTTTGACTTGAACCCTTTTAAACACATGTGTGACCTTGGAGGTAAGAAAGGGAAAGTCCACTTCGGGTAATCTGGCAAAGTTATACAAATTCctccaaaagaaaaaaaatttaagaggaaaaaaagattaagATGGAGTGAGCGGAGGGGGGGTAATAATAAGAAATGCATTAAGGGTCTGTACAGGagccgaaatgatcccaggacccgaaacgatcccaggacccgaaatgatccccaaaagtaccccaactgatccccggacccgaaacgataccgaggagtccccgaaatcaaccccacggaattgcggtaatggacaaagggaaagcagaagaaagcacttccaattcttaaagcataattaagggttgacagcgaatctatttctaaataacatgactttaaaaacttaaattccaatacaatacttctatttattacattgccccggcggtaaacccataaacagagtccaaaacaaatacacaacttttaattgctactgaagggagtacaacataaacatagcacagccttgctcagaacaaccaaacttttgacctttgaaacatttgcagtcccaacacatgactctgacactataaatctcgtttccggtaaacatcaccccaaaaatctatattcatttgacaaccaaacttgtttttcaccacgaaatccatgttcacacgagcgaatatttaccgacagccggtttggccgagaagatggaacgacaaaagcacactgaggggccactgagtaatgcactcaaacaacccttttactaccgttgcaaaatattaagagatgtggcttttgttgaaagcaatatgtgagttttgaatttccttatgTAGAAGTCATAGAAGTGCGTACGTGCGTACACCACTGCATGATTTCTTTCTATCTCTctttatgataggtctttcattcaccgaacacaaacaaacattttcctaCAGGAAAGCAGAGACATGTCTAATCTGTGGAGACATTCGTTTATGGCTTGTTctgtataaattattattcactcctggttcttcaaattaccatcacgggaatttttatttgaccccaattgctgactcaaccaagctgtcgaaagctgtatttcccgcgcagtcgtatataaaaatcttaatactatggttttagttaattcaaatttctggatagtaacaaaaatgacgctgatgtttcatatgtttttaaaactgaaagccaatccacattccttttgtttgtccattaccgcaattccgtggggttgatttcggggactcctcggtatcgtttcgggtccggggatcagttggggtacttttggggatcatttcgggtcctgggatcgtttcgggtcctgggatcatttcgggtcctgtacaggtcTCATAATCTAAAACAATCAAAAGACGGATGTCATAAAAACATTAAGCGGAATTTCAACCAGCCctttctctgataaaaattaaTCCGTCCCTAAGCGCGAAAATAAATATAGTGCGAAAGCTTATGCGTTGACATCATCAGACTACATTCAAAAGCCGTTCTTTACGGGTAACATGGCTGTTTCAAATGTAAGTGTTCACGTGAACAGAGTCGATTGTTTAATATCCAGTAGAACGAGCGGCTTTTGAACGTCGCTTTTATTAATTTGTTATACTGTATACACAAGCAATTCAGagaatattatattattcGTGCTTTTCAGGAGGAACTGGCTGTTTTTCATACGAGGCGTGCAAGCAGTATCCTGCATTAAAAATCACAATTTACGAAATGCAGCCAATCTTAGATGTCGCGCCTGCTTTCAAGCCAACCATCGCTGATTGCCCTAACCAATCAAACGTCACCTACGTAGCGGGAGACTTTTTTAAAGACCCACTTCCGGTTGCTGACCTGTATTTTCTGGCCCATGTTCTCCACAATTGGGCAGAAGAAAAGGTTGACTTGCTACTTAGCAAAGTTTTTGCAGTGCTGCCACCAGGCAAGTGTCTCTTGGGGTTACTTGCTTCAGCGAGTGTTGATGTGTGGTAAACCCATGGGTGGGGATTATAAGGTAATTGGGATTGTTGGTGCTTCATTTCCCATCATGTCGATAAGGAAAAGAACGTTGTGTGACTGTTCTAAGAGTGTTTCGAGCGAACAACATTGTAATCTGTTAAAATATTACATTTTGATTAACCCTAGAATGGTAGCTTTGGAGATTCTCCAACTCtctattcttttttaatatcattgTTTGGCCTACAAGGTGGAGGTATACTTCTTGGGGAAGTTCTTCTTCCCGTTGACGAGCCGAATCCACAGCTCTCTGCACCCTTCCTGGACCTCACCATGCTAGTGACCTGCGAGTCAGGGGCACGTGACCGTTCGGGCCCCGAGTACAAACGATTACTGGAAAGACATGGATTTCAAGACGTGCGGATGAAATCCTTGCCAGGCGCCAAAACGACCGATGCTGTTTTCGCCCGGAAACCTTAAAATCGCCACGGCGCGACGGCACTTATACTTTACCATACGTAATTTTCTAAGACAGCTTGTGaacaaaattacaaaatatcCGCTTTGGCATTAAACCAAATAGAAGAAGTAAAAAATAAGTCTGAGTtaattctatagaaaatttcTGATACATTTCTTAGACTGCCTAAAATCCCCTTCGTACCACAAATCTCCATGACATTGACTGCCTAAAATCCCCTTCGTACCACAAATCTCCATGACATTGACTGCCTAAAATCCCCTTCGTACCACAAATCTCCATGACATTGACCTTTAGACGCCCCTTTTCCCAAACAATGATGACCCACTCGGTCATccccttgaaaaaaaaaaatgcaaactttGCATGGTTTCAGATGTTGAACATCTGATCTAAGATGAGCGTTAATTATTCGCTCGAAACTTTTAGTTTTGACATATTTACAATCAAATTTGAGCTCTGAAACGATTAGAGTGGTTGCTGTTTATGTGCagtcagggccgtagcaggcctcgaaatatcggaggggggcacgatagagaaacattaagaaaatatgggggggggggggcacagccatgcccctactggtcatttccttataatttttggaaTTATtttgggggcacatgcccccagtgccccacccctgctacggACCTGCTAGCCAGACCGTTGCCTAAATTTTGCCAACCGAAACCTATCAATAATGACCTCAGGCTGATAACTTTGACCTCACACGAAGCAAAAATAATGAAAGGCTTTGGACTCCCTTTACGGTCGAGTAAGCCTGCGCGAAGCTGGCAGTTTTGTTAAGTTTCAGAGCAGTTTTCTTCCCGAGAACACGCGAACTCGTTTGTAATTGGTTATGTTAGCGTGAGCGAGCTGGGGCTCCTCAAGGGTTGACTACGGCTACGTAGCATGGCACTCCATGGCACGTCGTGGCAATGCTTTGCCGTACATTGCCATGGTGTGCCATGGCTAGCCATGGCCCACCAAAGTATTTTCATATAACCTGCCAAACATTGCCATGATGTGCCATTGCATTCAATACTCAAAGTACGGCAAGACATGGCACACCATACCAATGTATGTCAAAATATTGCCATTACTATTATTGCCATACTATTAGTATGGCTCGCCATGGCACGTCATGGCAATGTTTTGTCATACACTGCCATGGTGTGCCATGATTTGCCATGGTCCACCAAAGTGTTGCCATAACCTGCCATACACTGCCATGGTGTGCCATGCCTTACCATACTTTCAGTATGGCacgccatgacttgccattctTCTAGTGTGGCACTCCATGGCGCGTCATCGCAATGTTTTGCCATACATTGCCATAACCTGCCATACATTGCCATGACGTGCCATCACTTACCATACTTTCAGTATGGCACGCCATTGCACGTCATGGCAATATGTTACCATACATTGCCATTGTGTGCCATGGCTTACCATGGTCCACCAAATATTGCCAAAGCCTGCCATACATTGCCATGACGTTCCATGGCTTACCAAACGTTTAGTATGGCATCCCATGGCACGAACCGACGGCTCAACATTACCACAGTAGACATTACCAAGGCGACGCTAAAACTCACATGAAAGGATGCAATTATTTGCAGCATAAAAGTTTTTTATATTACTTCCCTATTATTAGGAGATGCAGCTTGTATTGATAAAGAATACTGCTTTTTATTCCTACTCCAGTcatattttaagaaaataaaaaggtCGTCAAAATACACACTCCCGTGCGTTACACAAAGATTAATTAATATTTCATTTATCCTACTCATTACTGATACTAGTCAGTATTCCACAACGAGATCACGCTATCAACTATCAGACCCCGAATAATATCAATACTTTCTCTCTTTAATCATAATCGATTGCACCAAGTTagagatatttttaaaagctgtgttAAACCATGTATTCAGCAATGAAAAGAAACTTTACAAAAATAGCTGTTAGTATAgttttaataattaaaaaaattgagtCACTGAAGGTTGTTTTTAGGTTGTTCTTATCACGCCCTCCTAGATAAGATAATTATTTATACTAGTATATGGTGATAGAACCTACAAGATGTCGATAAGATCAAGCGCATTTGTCAGGTAAAAAGGTCATTAATAAAGCTGACGACGCTTAAGCTGTTTTAGCGAGTTAATAAATGGCCCTTTTGCGATTCACAATATGATAAAGATGGCTTCAGGCAAACAATTTTATTTGCAGCATCAGAAAATTTACCGTTATAGCCCCTTTTCAGCAGTCGTCTACTGTAGTTTGATAAACTCCAAGCAGAAATCATGAGTTCTCCAAGTAGAactaaaaaacatgaaaatgtTGCCTTGTAATGAGCATCTAAATATAGATTCATCAGACGCTATTATCAATCGTAATTAAATAGAATCTGTGTGTCTTGGAGATGTGCAGGTGAAGGCAAGTGGCGTGGAAATCTACATTGGCCGATTTTCGCTTACGTCACGTAGCTATGGCAACGAGTGCCAGAAAAGCGCTTTGAGTTTCCAAGTGGATGTAAGCACTAATCGCCAATATACAACCAGTGCGTACCattaaatgataaaaaagCCAGCAGTTCATTTGTATAATAGAGTTTGGTCGAGATCAAGAGCAACCACCTGAATGTGAAAACGAGAAACCACAAGGTATGTATAAAAAAGTAAACGAACTGTCATTCTATTCACTATGCTTAATCATTTATCCCATTCAGTCTTATTTCATACGCCATAGCTTGTAGAAATACACTTGTTGAAATATAATATGACATACTGCTTTAATGGTAGCTTTGCTGGTTGAACAAAATAATAGAATTAACCATGAATTTAGATCCCGCAGTCATCCCTGGGAATGCAAATTGTCTTCGCTTTCACGCGCATTTTGTTAAAACACAAACTTATATATTACAGTTAAAGCGTTTTTTCCCCCGAATGTTAAGTTTATATACCTGATGAAAGCATTGCCAAATTCGAAAACGCAACAATAATTCATTTGATACCCTTTGAAGCCGGTAAACAGTTTCCTGTGCGCAAGCAATGATTAGTGTTCAACATCGCCCAAAAAGGACCGCCAAATGTTATTGATGGTTTCATGCCGTTTACATGATTTCAAACATCATCAAGAGTTTTGTTCGTGACTAGAGCCAGGTTAGCTAGCACAGCAGGCGAAGGGtttgaaaagcataaaaatcCACCGAGTATCAAAATTAGTTCGTCgctagaaaaaatatttaaaccCTAAACGAGTGTACTCAATAATCAACACATAGACAGACCTAAAACAAATGGACAATAAAAGGACCACCATATGCTTGTTACCTATAGTTGCTGCAAAGGCTTTTATTATTTGAATGATAAATAAGCCTCTTTTGATCAACAATTGGTGcgctttttattaaaaaccTTTTCTTGTTGTCggatttccttttttttttaaagataaaacctgaatttcattttctgtaGAGCAAGCACCACCTTTGGTTTTCGCACGTTGTCATTCCTCGTCTAgtattttctttgtatttgaCAAAAGGAAATTACTTTTGCTAGCGCATACAATGATAATTATTTAGGTTATGCACGAGCCAATGAAAGACAGTGGTTTGGAATATTTGAGATTTGGTTAAATTCGAATTGGAAATTTGTGAGACAGCTATTCCGTAGGGCGTTGAAGCACAATTCTCCGCGCAACCAAAATGGGATATCGCAACCGATGCGATTGTTTTGCCGTGCATGTGACTCTTCGCAGTGGAAAGGAGTTGGTATTGTGCTGGTTCATTAAATTTGTCCAGAAACAACACCTGCCTGTGCAAATAGACCAACAGGAAAAAGACATTTGTTGAAGGTGTTAGGAAGTTCCAGAAATATATGGAATTTATCATCGTAACTACTACTATTAGTCAAGATTTTTCGTCTAACTGGATTTGTCTTCGGGAATTTTAAATAGTATTAAACAAATCCAAAGCGGTATCATATCctagtatttattttttaaagaacgttttagttcaaattctTTTAGCTGGTAACAACGTAAACGTTCGGAGCGTCCTTGGACACTTAAATCAAAGAGGGGCGCTTGTTGCAAAATTCACCGTCAGCTCTGTACGAATAACTGTCATTTCTTCATTTCGTGTaataatatagaaaaaaacaagctgAATAGTATAGATTGAACATTGACCAAGAGCAGCTTCAGCAAACAGTTACAGTACGCGTCTTTCATCTATAAGTTACgatcaatcattttttttttgggggggggggggggggggttgcggCACTTATTCGAAGGgaggaggggaagggggtcgCTAATCCAAAGCGGGTCGCTATTGGAAACTGGACTGTAAGCATTCAAGCAGCAAATGAACAAATTCATAGTATCGTAACTTTAACATTACCACAAAATGAGATTCAAGTGTTGTAATCGTCAAAAGCCATGACCATTCATAGTAATCAATACCATTTAAGATTGACTTGCAAAATTGATTTGCAAAGGTAGTATTCTTTTATAAGTAAAATCACCAGGTGGTCACAGTATAGAAGTACAAAACCTGAGttaattgctttttttagtTGCTTTGCGGGTGAATTTGGTAAAATAATAGTGTTGCTGGTGACGGTTCTAATCGGGGGCTGGTCTGATCTGATCTTTCGGAAGATCGCTAGTGACCCTTCAGCTCGTCTCTCGACTGGCAGAAATCCACCCGTATGCACACTCACTCAGAGTAAGTATAGGGGACTTTGCAGGAACGTACACGGAAGGAccgtcaaatactatccttttctcATGATACCTATCACTGCTCCCGTCCCCTCTCTCCCTTAATTGGAATACCTACCAGTTCACTGCCAAAGCACCAAGGGCTTTTTAAATTTCATTATTGAAGAGCAAGATGATATGATGATTGTGACCATCTTTTGTCAACTAGAAATTCCATTGAAGATAAAACGTCGTTTCTTGATATGGAAATAAGAGGaatgagaaaacaaatatcttttttaatcaacaaaaaaatcatacaaaacaaagaaagaaaaagccaTACTCGTTTTAGGAAGAATTAAGAATAGGAGTAGTCGTTTAAGTTGCGTTCCGTTTTACCGATTCTCTCCACAAAGTTATTTATAAACACTCTTTCTacaaattatttttcaaaaaagttAATTGATTTTTCATAAGCAACTGATTGCTCTCTGATGAAAACTTATTGGCTTCGTAGCAGGTATGCCTTTCGATTACATTTATTAACGCTTAACATCTGGTCTTTCTTTCAAATACGCAGAAATAGAGAATCAATCCTAGCCCCCTATTCAAAGCTT contains:
- the LOC125561276 gene encoding acetylserotonin O-methyltransferase-like, coding for MAELTSTLGTIIPTALSDIFHGFVKSKVLFTACELGIFDVLCDKHSAEHVAENVKPSCKTGSTRRLLDTLVAMQLLVKEMDSDPPVYSNSQTAEAFLTRKSPKSLISYFEFLHATDYKLFDNLKHAVVEEEPQWQRAFDQPASEIYKIVHSNKEELVRIYSRFD
- the LOC5506520 gene encoding acetylserotonin O-methyltransferase, which gives rise to MSAFDLNPFKHMCDLGGGTGCFSYEACKQYPALKITIYEMQPILDVAPAFKPTIADCPNQSNVTYVAGDFFKDPLPVADLYFLAHVLHNWAEEKVDLLLSKVFAVLPPGGGILLGEVLLPVDEPNPQLSAPFLDLTMLVTCESGARDRSGPEYKRLLERHGFQDVRMKSLPGAKTTDAVFARKP